A stretch of Acidobacteriota bacterium DNA encodes these proteins:
- a CDS encoding ABC transporter permease, whose product MKGRPTVISWLDWKLGVRMLLKYPALTIIGGLSLAAAIAIGAVGIELADELLYKRLPFPDGGRIVRLETQDTAASRVEPRVLHDFAIWRQSLKAVVDLGAARVGERNVLTGEGRVESLRVAEITASAFPLTRVPALLGRPLQAEDEVPGAEPVVVLGHDVWQTQFQHDPAIVGRVVTVGRTPRTVVGVMPPRFGFPHNEQAWVPLPVHDAPPREGPGVQVFGRLADGASWQDAAAELDVASARLAVDQPATHARLRTRVRAFAGRTPGDSLRLEDVAVHAIVLLLLGAVSANVATLIFARAALRESEMVVRHALGASRIRVVAQIVTEGLVLSLAAAVLGLVVAQTTVRHAWDRASLITGTDLPFWVDLTLEPVTVAYALWLALVAAALIGLLPALKATRASLQRGLRETTSTGGTLKFGGIWSFIVGSQVACTLLFVPAAVGIFTSSLPDQTRWAAFPTEHYLTFRLTVDDEALAGAQGVPDDGVIDARRERAYEELARRLAEEPGVMHVTYADRLPTMSPEWMTLELEQDGAPPARLVGSFEGGFAMAAVGAGYHEAFGARVVAGRGLQAGDAAAANRPVVVNEAFARVVGKSPLGARVRRARAGNEREAGPWQEIVGVTSDIQGMFPADWNGAAYVYRAASAADVDPVVVAVSVAGDAAPLAPRVATLAPQIDPGVHLRDVVTLDDIVAGERRRMAGGAVVFGSVLLVAVVFAAAGLYALMAVAVTRRTREIGIRIALGASSRHVLGSIFARAGRQLGGGIIAGNGLILFIAWRADSLTTALLVSSVIASLVMAAVGVLACAAPARRALRIQPTEALRQG is encoded by the coding sequence GATGCTGCTGAAGTACCCCGCGCTCACGATTATCGGCGGCCTCTCGCTTGCGGCAGCCATCGCCATCGGGGCGGTCGGCATCGAGCTCGCCGACGAGCTGCTGTACAAGCGGCTGCCGTTTCCTGACGGCGGTCGCATCGTGCGCTTGGAGACCCAGGACACCGCAGCGTCACGCGTCGAGCCGCGTGTGCTTCACGACTTCGCGATCTGGCGGCAGTCGCTGAAGGCGGTCGTGGATCTTGGCGCCGCTCGCGTCGGCGAGCGCAACGTGCTCACGGGTGAAGGCCGTGTCGAATCGCTGCGCGTGGCGGAGATCACGGCGTCGGCGTTTCCACTGACCCGCGTGCCGGCGCTGCTCGGCAGGCCGTTGCAGGCCGAGGACGAAGTGCCGGGCGCGGAACCGGTCGTGGTCCTCGGTCACGACGTGTGGCAGACACAGTTTCAGCACGACCCGGCGATCGTCGGTCGCGTCGTGACCGTGGGCCGCACGCCTCGGACCGTGGTGGGCGTGATGCCGCCGCGCTTCGGCTTCCCGCACAACGAACAGGCCTGGGTGCCATTGCCCGTCCACGACGCGCCGCCGCGCGAAGGGCCGGGCGTGCAGGTGTTCGGCCGCCTCGCCGATGGCGCGAGCTGGCAAGACGCCGCGGCCGAGCTCGACGTCGCCTCGGCTCGCCTGGCGGTCGACCAGCCAGCCACGCACGCCCGGTTGCGGACGCGCGTTCGCGCGTTCGCCGGACGCACGCCGGGCGATTCGCTGCGGCTGGAAGACGTTGCGGTCCATGCCATCGTCCTGTTGCTCTTGGGGGCGGTCTCGGCGAATGTCGCGACGCTGATCTTCGCGCGCGCGGCACTGCGCGAGTCCGAAATGGTCGTGCGCCACGCGCTGGGCGCGAGCCGGATCCGCGTGGTCGCGCAGATCGTCACCGAAGGGCTCGTGCTGTCGCTCGCCGCTGCCGTGCTTGGGCTGGTCGTCGCCCAAACGACCGTGCGCCATGCCTGGGATCGGGCGAGTCTGATCACAGGGACCGACCTGCCGTTCTGGGTGGATCTGACGCTCGAACCCGTCACCGTCGCGTATGCGCTGTGGCTCGCGCTCGTTGCCGCGGCGCTGATCGGCTTGCTGCCCGCGCTGAAAGCGACGCGCGCATCGCTCCAGCGAGGATTGCGGGAAACCACGAGCACCGGCGGAACCCTGAAGTTCGGCGGCATCTGGTCGTTCATCGTCGGCTCACAGGTGGCCTGCACGCTCTTGTTCGTGCCCGCCGCAGTGGGGATCTTCACCAGCTCGCTGCCCGACCAGACGAGGTGGGCAGCGTTTCCGACCGAGCACTACCTGACCTTCCGTCTCACCGTGGATGACGAAGCGCTGGCTGGCGCGCAGGGCGTACCCGACGATGGGGTGATCGACGCGCGGCGAGAGCGCGCCTACGAAGAGCTCGCGCGCCGATTGGCTGAAGAGCCTGGTGTGATGCACGTGACGTACGCCGATCGCCTGCCGACGATGTCTCCAGAGTGGATGACGCTTGAACTGGAGCAGGACGGTGCGCCTCCCGCTCGCCTGGTCGGCAGCTTCGAGGGCGGATTCGCCATGGCGGCTGTCGGCGCCGGCTATCACGAGGCCTTCGGCGCCCGGGTCGTGGCCGGCCGCGGCTTGCAGGCCGGCGATGCCGCGGCGGCGAACCGGCCCGTCGTGGTCAACGAGGCGTTTGCGCGCGTGGTGGGCAAGAGTCCGCTGGGCGCGCGCGTGCGAAGGGCTCGGGCGGGCAACGAGCGAGAGGCAGGCCCGTGGCAGGAGATCGTCGGCGTGACGAGCGATATCCAGGGGATGTTCCCCGCCGACTGGAATGGTGCGGCCTACGTCTATCGCGCAGCCTCCGCGGCGGATGTCGACCCTGTTGTCGTCGCCGTGAGCGTCGCAGGGGACGCGGCGCCCCTTGCGCCGCGCGTCGCGACCCTTGCGCCGCAGATCGATCCAGGTGTGCACCTCCGCGATGTCGTCACCCTCGACGACATCGTCGCAGGAGAACGACGGCGGATGGCGGGCGGCGCCGTCGTGTTCGGCAGCGTTCTGCTCGTGGCGGTGGTCTTCGCGGCGGCTGGTCTGTACGCGCTCATGGCCGTCGCCGTGACGCGCCGCACGCGCGAGATTGGAATCCGCATCGCGCTCGGCGCCAGTTCGCGGCACGTGCTCGGCAGCATCTTCGCCCGTGCCGGCCGCCAACTCGGTGGTGGCATCATCGCCGGCAACGGGCTCATCCTGTTCATCGCGTGGCGCGCCGATAGCTTGACCACGGCACTCCTCGTCTCGTCGGTGATTGCGTCCCTCGTCATGGCTGCCGTGGGCGTGCTCGCATGCGCCGCCCCGGCGCGACGGGCGCTGCGTATTCAGCCGACCGAGGCGCTGCGGCAGGGTTGA